From the [Limnothrix rosea] IAM M-220 genome, the window TTCATCCGCACCCGTAACAAAGTTTTTCAGGTCAGCGGCAGTTTCATCCACCATGCGCAGAAATTTGCTTTCAATCTCCTTTGAACCCGCAATATATTCATCTGCTAAACCGGGAGAAATATAGCCAAGCGGTAACGGTTTTGCCGCCCATTTTTGTTGCGCATCGGCATCGGGAACCGTTAACGAAATAATAGTTTTAGCTTTGTAATTCGGCGCAAGTTTTGTGAGTTCGTTGGTTAATTTCACTTCGTTAACATCTTGATCGCCACGCATCGAAATTAAAACCAAAACCGTTTTGCCGTTGTCATAAACCACTTGATACAAGACATTTTTCACAATTGCGGTGGGTGAACAATCAAGCAATTCACTTAATGTGGCGATGGTTGCAGTGTTGGGAGTTTCTCGCTTTTCGTAACTGGTGAAGGGAGACTCAACCATATCGGCAGGCAAAGAAACGGCTTTCTCAGTATTAGCAGCATATTTTTCATCGTCGGTGTAGAGAATTTCATCCTCACCCGCTTCCGCCAAAATCATAAATTCCTGCGAGCCAGAACCCCCGATCGCCCCAGAATCTGCCTCAACCGCCCGAAATTCCAGACCACAGCGGCGCAACATATTACGGTAGGCCTGATCCATTTCGGCGTAGGTTTCCTTGAGACTTTCCTCGTTGGCATGGAAGGAATAGCCGTCTTTCATAATGAATTCCCGACCACGCATCAAGCCAAAACGGGGACGAATTTCATCGCGGAATTTGGTTTGAATTTGATAAAGATGTTGGGGCAGTTGGCGATAGGACCGAATCATATCCCTCGCCACAGCGGTAATCACTTCTTCGTGGGTGGGACCAAGACCTAGCTCGCCATCAACGCGATCCGTGAGGGAAAACATGATGCCTTCAGCTTTCGTGTAGGTATCCCAACGGCCAGAGTCTTTCCAG encodes:
- the proS gene encoding proline--tRNA ligase codes for the protein MRLSESLFVTLREVPADAEIPSHQLLLRAGYIRRIGRGIYAYLPMMWRVLQKVSAIVREEMNATGAQETLLPQLQPSELWKDSGRWDTYTKAEGIMFSLTDRVDGELGLGPTHEEVITAVARDMIRSYRQLPQHLYQIQTKFRDEIRPRFGLMRGREFIMKDGYSFHANEESLKETYAEMDQAYRNMLRRCGLEFRAVEADSGAIGGSGSQEFMILAEAGEDEILYTDDEKYAANTEKAVSLPADMVESPFTSYEKRETPNTATIATLSELLDCSPTAIVKNVLYQVVYDNGKTVLVLISMRGDQDVNEVKLTNELTKLAPNYKAKTIISLTVPDADAQQKWAAKPLPLGYISPGLADEYIAGSKEIESKFLRMVDETAADLKNFVTGADETNFHVLGANWGSEFTLPKLKVDIRLAMAGDRAVHDPSQTLQTARGIEAGHIFQLGTKYSEAMGATFTDEDGKTKPLVMGCYGVGVSRLAQAAVEQSYDKNGIIWPVAIAPYHAVVVVPNIKDADQMAAAEKLYTELNAAGVETILDDRKERAGVKFKDSELIGIPFRVVTGKSLKDGLVEVVKRKEGDRQDLPLNQVVSTIKGWVDEATK